Proteins encoded together in one Diabrotica undecimpunctata isolate CICGRU chromosome 3, icDiaUnde3, whole genome shotgun sequence window:
- the LOC140437421 gene encoding exoglucanase B-like produces MKILILLSLFGIHFANAGVYTDRFNQQYQKIHNAGNGYFSKEGIPYHSVETLIVEAPDHGHQTTSEAYSYWIWMEALNGKINGDYSQFNQAWESMEKWMIPSHSDQATNNFYNPGAPATYSPELDNPSEYPSPMQFGTPVGQDPLYQELVSAYGTSDIYAMNWLLDVDNTYGFGNTPGGGCELGPNTNQPSFINTYQRGPMESVWRTVPQSTCDLFKYGGTHGFLDLFVGDNSYTQQWKYSNAPDADARAIQGAFWAHQWASESGHLNDISQTLSKAAKLGDYIRYSFFDKYFKKIGNCVGPQTCPGGNGKESAHYLMSWYFAWGGAVYANWAWRIGDGAAHFGYQNPLTAYALSNVDALKPKGQTAVSDWATSLDRQLEFYGWLQSAEGAFGGGATNTWNGRYDTPPQELTTNTFHGMFYDWEPVYHDPPSNRWFGMQPWSTDRLAQYYYVTGDARAKTLLDKWVQWIISETKFEGNTYSHPDTLDWSGQPPNVHAKVATYSADVGTAAATARTLSYYAAKSGDQNAKYVAKELLDRMWNNYQTSKGVSAPEVMSTYNQFNSEVPVPQGWMGSYPNGDVIQHGVTFVGMRSWYKNDPDWPKVEAHLNGGPAPTFTYHRFWQQADVAIAQGTYGILFNE; encoded by the exons ATGAAGATCCTAATACTTCTATCCCTTTTTGGGATCCATTTTGCTAACGCCGGTGTATATACCGACCGTTTCAATCAACAATACCAAAAAATTCATAACGCTGGGAATGGATATTTTTCTAAAGAAGGAATTCCCTATCATTCAGTTGAAACTCTTATTGTAGAAGCTCCTGATCATGGTCACCAAACTACATCTGAAGCCTACAGTTACTGGATATG gaTGGAAGCTTTGAATGGTAAAATTAACGGGGATTATAGCCAATTTAATCAAGCTTGGGAGAGTATGGAAAAATGGATGATTCCAAGTCATTCTGATCAAGCTACCAACAATTTTTATAACCCAGGTGCTCCAGCTACTTATTCTCCCGAACTTGATAACCCTAGCGAATACCCATCTCCAATGCAATTTGGAACACCTGTAGGCCAAGATCCACTTTACCAAGAATTAGTATCTGCATATGGTACTAGCGACATATATGCTATGAATTGGTTGTTGGATGTTGACAATACATATGGATTTGGTAATACACCTG GGGGTGGTTGTGAATTGGGACCTAATACAAACCAACCTTCCTTTATTAACACTTACCAAAGAGGACCTATGGAATCAGTATGGAGAACTGTTCCTCAATCAACTTGTGATTTATTCAAATATGGTGGAACCCATGGTTTCTTGGATCTCTTTGTTGGCGACAACAGCTACACTCAACAATGGAAATACTCCAACGCTCCTGATGCTGACGCCAGAGCCATTCAAGGTGCTTTCTGGGCTCATCAATGGGCAAGTGAATCTGGACACTTAAATGAT ATTTCACAAACTTTGTCAAAAGCTGCCAAACTTGGAGACTACATAAGATATTCTTTTTTCGACAAATACTTTAAGAAGATTGGTAACTGCGTTGGACCACAAACATGTCCTGGTGgaaatggaaaagaaagtgcTCATTATTTGATGTCTTGGTACTTTGCATGGGGAGGAGCTGTCTATGCTAACTGGGCGTGGCGTATTGGAGATGGTGCTGCTCACTTTGGTTACCAAAATCCCTTAACCGCCTATGCTTTATCTAACGTTGATGCCTTGAAACCAAAAGGTCAAACTGCCGTCTCTGACTGGGCTACTTCTTTAGACAGACAACTTGAATTTTATGGATGGTTGCAATCAGCTGAAGGTGCATTTGGTGGTGGTGCAACCAATACCTGGAATGGGCGATATGATACTCCTCCACAAGAACTTACTACTAACACTTTCCATGGTATGTTTTACGATTGGGAACCTGTATATCATGATCCACCATCCAACAGATGGTTTGGCATGCAACCCTGGTCAACTGATCGTCTTGCTCAATACTATTACGTTACTGGAGACGCTAGAGCCAAAACTCTTTTAGATAAATGGGTTCAGTGGattatttctgaaaccaaatttgAAGGTAACACTTACAGTCACCCTGATACTTTGGACTGGTCAGGACAACCACCAAATGTACACGCCAAAGTTGCTACATACAGCGCCGATGTAGGTACCGCTGCTGCAACTGCCAGAACTCTCTCATACTACGCTGCTAAATCTGGCGATCAAAATGCTAAATACGTAGCAAAAGAATTATTAGACAGAATGTGGAATAATTATCAGACCAGCAAAGGAGTGTCAGCTCCAGAAGTTATGAGTACTTACAATCAATTCAATAGCGAAGTACCTGTTCCACAAGGATGGATGGGTTCATACCCCAATGGGGACGTTATCCAACATGGAGTAACTTTTGTCGGTATGAGATCATGGTACAAAAATGATCCTGACTGGCCCAAGGTAGAAGCTCATTTGAATGGTGGACCAGCTCCTACATTTACCTATCATCGTTTCTGGCAACAAGCTGATGTTGCTATTGCCCAAGGAACTTACGGTATTCTCTTTAATGAATAA
- the LOC140437420 gene encoding exoglucanase B-like, with the protein MKAAFFLVSVLCLHYANAGTYSDRFNTQYNKIHDSKNGYFSKEGIPYHAVETLIVEAPDHGHQTTSEAYSYWIWLEALYGRINGDFSKFNAAWESMEKYMIPSHYDQSTNNFYNPNAPATLSDELDDPSQYPSPMKFGAPVGQDPLYQELVSAYGNSDMYAMHWLLDVDNTYGFGNIPGGGCELGPLVKEPSFINTYQRGPNESVWKTIPQSTCDTFKYGGTHGFLDLFVGDNSYSQQWKYSNAPDADARAIQAAFWAHQWASETGHLNDISDTLSKAAKLGDYLRYALFDKYFKKIGNCIGPWNCPGGQGKESAHYLLSWYFAWGGAIYSNWAWRIGDGAAHFGYQNPLTAYILSNVDAFKPKGATAVSDWATSLSRQLEFYGWLQSAEGAFGGGATNTWNGRYDTPPQELTANTFHGMFYDWEPVYHDPPSNRWYGMQSWSTDRLAQYYYVTGDATAKTLLDKWVKWVISEIKFEGTGYSHPDQLEWSGQPPNVHVQVTKYSDDVGTASSTARALSYYAAKSGDQDAKRVAKELLDRMWNLYQTDKGVSAPEVMDTYHQFNQEVYVPEGWMGSYPNGDVIRHGVTFIDLRSWYKNDPDWSKVEAHLNGGPAPTFTYHRFWQQTDIAISQGTYGLLFNE; encoded by the exons ATGAAGGCGGCTTTTTTCCTAGTCTCTGTACTGTGCCTACATTACGCTAATGCTGGTACATATAGCGACAGATTTAACACTCAATATAATAAAATTCATGACTCCAAAAATGGATATTTTTCCAAAGAGGGAATTCCATACCACGCTGTTGAAACCTTAATCGTTGAAGCTCCTGACCATGGTCATCAAACGACATCTGAAGCTTACAGTTACTGGATTTG gcTCGAGGCTTTATATGGACGTATCAATGGTGATTTTTCGAAATTTAACGCAGCATGGGAGAGTATGGAAAAATATATGATTCCAAGCCATTATGACCAATCAACGAACAACTTTTACAATCCCAATGCTCCAGCCACACTTTCGGATGAATTAGACGATCCAAGCCAGTATCCATCACCAATGAAATTTGGTGCTCCAGTAGGTCAGGACCCCCTTTATCAAGAACTTGTGAGTGCGTACGGTAATAGCGACATGTATGCTATGCATTGGTTATTGGATGTTGACAATACGTACGGATTTGGTAATATTCCTG gagGGGGCTGTGAACTTGGACCGCTAGTGAAAGAACCTTCTTTTATTAACACCTACCAAAGAGGACCTAATGAATCAGTATGGAAGACTATTCCCCAATCAACTTGTGATACGTTTAAATACGGAGGTACTCACGGTTTCTTGGATCTTTTTGTTGGAGACAACAGTTACTCGCAACAATGGAAATACTCTAATGCTCCCGACGCTGACGCTAGAGCTATCCAAGCCGCTTTCTGGGCTCATCAATGGGCTAGCGAAACTGGACATTTAAATGAT ATTTCCGATACTTTGTCTAAGGCTGCTAAACTTGGTGACTACTTGAGATATGCTTTATTCGATAAATATTTCAAGAAGATCGGTAATTGCATTGGACCATGGAACTGCCCAGGAGGACAGGGTAAGGAGAGTGCTCACTATTTACTCAGCTGGTACTTTGCATGGGGAGGTGCTATCTATTCTAACTGGGCATGGCGAATTGGAGATGGTGCTGCTCATTTTGGTTATCAAAATCCTTTGACTGCTTATATTTTATCCAACGTTGACGCTTTCAAACCAAAAGGTGCAACTGCTGTATCTGATTGGGCTACTTCGCTGAGCAGACAATTAGAATTCTATGGTTGGTTACAATCAGCAGAGGGCGCATTCGGAGGAGGAGCAACTAACACCTGGAATGGTAGATATGACACTCCACCACAAGAACTTACTGCTAACACTTTCCACGGTATGTTTTATGATTGGGAACCGGTATACCATGACCCACCATCCAACAGATGGTACGGTATGCAATCTTGGTCCACTGATCGTCTTGCTCAGTACTACTATGTCACTGGGGATGCGACTGCCAAGACTCTTTTGGATAAATGGGTTAAATGGGTCATTTCTGAGATTAAATTCGAAGGCACTGGTTACAGTCACCCTGATCAATTAGAATGGTCTGGACAACCACCCAATGTTCACGTTCAAGTTACCAAATACAGTGATGATGTTGGAACTGCTTCTTCTACAGCCCGTGCTCTTTCTTATTATGCTGCAAAATCTGGTGATCAAGACGCCAAACGTGTAGCAAAGGAGCTTTTGGACAGAATGTGGAATCTTTACCAAACCGACAAAGGAGTTTCAGCTCCAGAAGTGATGGATACGTACCACCAGTTTAATCAAGAAGTCTACGTTCCCGAAGGATGGATGGGTTCATACCCCAACGGAGATGTTATTCGCCATGGAGTAACGTTTATTGATCTAAGATCTTGGTACAAGAACGACCCAGACTGGTCCAAGGTAGAAGCTCATTTAAATGGTGGACCAGCTCCTACATTTACTTACCACCGTTTTTGGCAACAAACTGATATTGCTATTTCTCAAGGAACTTATGGTCTGCTTTTTAATGAATaa